The proteins below are encoded in one region of Silene latifolia isolate original U9 population chromosome 2, ASM4854445v1, whole genome shotgun sequence:
- the LOC141628108 gene encoding uncharacterized protein LOC141628108 isoform X2 → MSHQRVDFSSHVVHQMNGIITDCTTDFATRDSGYVNIRQPWSMGDGALNPVPGANMSRITTPVVVPGIGPNDRYTCLPAYDHQISSPTFSAAQSSKNYNNININNPSYQQQYPCSRDGFSVNGSDFQSRGTLQSAAKALLYGNQNNFYGSEKCYDNIPCTAATGGFGDYSGNDQNQHLQNKLLLDYVDLDGRNLSFSTNEKQDFRPGNPAQRTQEVSHPLDSGNSTSSGATNSSKGRIRWTTELHEKFVESVNRLNGADKATPKAILKLMNADGLTIFHVKSHLQKYRMAKLMHDSNEGKSDQKRGSLTDVTQLDMKTGIQLKEALQLQLDVQRRLHEQLEIQRNLQLRIEEQGRQLKMMFDQQQKGKESLGSTHNSDHLSPNDGPSYSVEVSSCQEGLRYTTKESEPLNDS, encoded by the exons ATGAGCCATCAAAGGGTTGACTTTAGTAGTCATGTAGTTCACCAAATGAATGGGATTATCACTGATTGCACAACTGATTTTGCGACTCGAGATTCGGGTTATGTCAATATCAGGCAACCATGGTCCATGGGTGATGGAGCTTTAAACCCGGTTCCTGGAGCTAATATGAGTCGGATTACTACACCGGTTGTTGTTCCTGGTATCGGTCCAAATGACCGGTATACATGCCTTCCAGCATATGATCATCAAATTAGCAGCCCAACTTTCTCAGCAGCACAAAGCTCCAAgaattataataatattaatattaataacccGAGTTATCAGCAGCAGTACCCGTGTTCTAGAGACGGGTTTTCTGTAAATGGGTCGGATTTTCAGTCGCGGGGAACTCTGCAATCAGCTGCAAAAGCTCTGCTTTATGGCAATCAAAATAATTTCTATGGTTCTGAAAAATGCTATGATAATATTCCATGTACAGCCGCGACTGGAGGATTTGGAGATTATTCAGGAAATGATCAAAATCAACATCTTCAAAATAAATTGCTTCTTGATTATGTTGATTTAGATGGAAGAAACTTGTCATTTTCGACGAATGAGAAGCAGGATTTCAGG CCAGGAAACCCGGCTCAAAGGACCCAAGAGGTTAGCCATCCACTAGATTCGGGTAATTCTACATCGTCTGGAGCAACCAATTCAAGTAAAGGCCGAATTAGATGGACCACTGAACTTCATGAAAAGTTTGTAGAATCTGTTAATCGTCTTAATGGGGCCGACA AGGCGACCCCTAAGGCTATTTTGAAGCTTATGAACGCCGATGGATTGACTATCTTTCATGTCAAAAGCCACCTTCAG AAATATAGGATGGCAAAACTTATGCATGATTCCAATGAAG GAAAATCAGATCAGAAGAGAGGTAGCTTAACTGATGTCACACAGCTTGACATGAAAAC TGGAATTCAACTTAAAGAGGCGTTACAACTTCAACTAGATGTCCAAAGGCGTCTCCACGAACAACTAGAG ATTCAACGTAATCTTCAGCTAAGAATTGAAGAACAAGGAAGGCAGTTGAAAATGATGTttgatcaacaacaaaagggtaaaGAAAGTCTTGGCAGTACTCACAATTCGGATCATTTGTCACCAAATGATGGTCCATCATATAGTGTCGAAGTTTcaagttgtcaagaaggtttacGGTATACAACTAAAGAGTCTGAGCCACTTAATGATTCATGA
- the LOC141628108 gene encoding uncharacterized protein LOC141628108 isoform X1, producing MSHQRVDFSSHVVHQMNGIITDCTTDFATRDSGYVNIRQPWSMGDGALNPVPGANMSRITTPVVVPGIGPNDRYTCLPAYDHQISSPTFSAAQSSKNYNNININNPSYQQQYPCSRDGFSVNGSDFQSRGTLQSAAKALLYGNQNNFYGSEKCYDNIPCTAATGGFGDYSGNDQNQHLQNKLLLDYVDLDGRNLSFSTNEKQDFRFCDKPYESAHGQLNFSMQPGNPAQRTQEVSHPLDSGNSTSSGATNSSKGRIRWTTELHEKFVESVNRLNGADKATPKAILKLMNADGLTIFHVKSHLQKYRMAKLMHDSNEGKSDQKRGSLTDVTQLDMKTGIQLKEALQLQLDVQRRLHEQLEIQRNLQLRIEEQGRQLKMMFDQQQKGKESLGSTHNSDHLSPNDGPSYSVEVSSCQEGLRYTTKESEPLNDS from the exons ATGAGCCATCAAAGGGTTGACTTTAGTAGTCATGTAGTTCACCAAATGAATGGGATTATCACTGATTGCACAACTGATTTTGCGACTCGAGATTCGGGTTATGTCAATATCAGGCAACCATGGTCCATGGGTGATGGAGCTTTAAACCCGGTTCCTGGAGCTAATATGAGTCGGATTACTACACCGGTTGTTGTTCCTGGTATCGGTCCAAATGACCGGTATACATGCCTTCCAGCATATGATCATCAAATTAGCAGCCCAACTTTCTCAGCAGCACAAAGCTCCAAgaattataataatattaatattaataacccGAGTTATCAGCAGCAGTACCCGTGTTCTAGAGACGGGTTTTCTGTAAATGGGTCGGATTTTCAGTCGCGGGGAACTCTGCAATCAGCTGCAAAAGCTCTGCTTTATGGCAATCAAAATAATTTCTATGGTTCTGAAAAATGCTATGATAATATTCCATGTACAGCCGCGACTGGAGGATTTGGAGATTATTCAGGAAATGATCAAAATCAACATCTTCAAAATAAATTGCTTCTTGATTATGTTGATTTAGATGGAAGAAACTTGTCATTTTCGACGAATGAGAAGCAGGATTTCAGG TTTTGTGACAAGCCCTATGAATCGGCTCATGGTCAGCTGAACTTCTCGATGCAGCCAGGAAACCCGGCTCAAAGGACCCAAGAGGTTAGCCATCCACTAGATTCGGGTAATTCTACATCGTCTGGAGCAACCAATTCAAGTAAAGGCCGAATTAGATGGACCACTGAACTTCATGAAAAGTTTGTAGAATCTGTTAATCGTCTTAATGGGGCCGACA AGGCGACCCCTAAGGCTATTTTGAAGCTTATGAACGCCGATGGATTGACTATCTTTCATGTCAAAAGCCACCTTCAG AAATATAGGATGGCAAAACTTATGCATGATTCCAATGAAG GAAAATCAGATCAGAAGAGAGGTAGCTTAACTGATGTCACACAGCTTGACATGAAAAC TGGAATTCAACTTAAAGAGGCGTTACAACTTCAACTAGATGTCCAAAGGCGTCTCCACGAACAACTAGAG ATTCAACGTAATCTTCAGCTAAGAATTGAAGAACAAGGAAGGCAGTTGAAAATGATGTttgatcaacaacaaaagggtaaaGAAAGTCTTGGCAGTACTCACAATTCGGATCATTTGTCACCAAATGATGGTCCATCATATAGTGTCGAAGTTTcaagttgtcaagaaggtttacGGTATACAACTAAAGAGTCTGAGCCACTTAATGATTCATGA
- the LOC141642170 gene encoding uncharacterized protein LOC141642170 isoform X2, producing MAELKKRKLEEVDNSDVSEETLRSLLEPLAKPQLIDLLAKLGSKYSYIAEEIMNTASGDRVHRRLFVRGLAWNTSSEKLCAAFEVHGEIEEGAVIHDKITGICRGFGFITYKNIKSAQEALRESSKLIDGRLAVCNLACEGISSATITPDQAQRKLYIGGLSPETTTEILLSFFSRHGELLEGSVAYDKDTNSCRGFGFVTYKTLEATKKALNDTERILGGCNITVKYADKKSRTTPNQQPQAPVLVTSPMVAPPPLVSTRNMKSAQEALESSSKYIDGRLTECNLACEGLSSANITPDQAQRKLYIGGLSPETTTEILLSFFRRHGEIVEGSVLYDKDTNRSRCFGFVTYKTLEATKKALDDTDRILGGCNITVKYADTKSKTTPNQQPQAPVLVTSPMVAPPPLVSTRNMKSAQEALGASSKYIDGRLTECNLACEGLSSANITPDPAQRKLYIWGLSPETTTEMFLSFFSRHGEIVEGSVVYDKNTNRSRGFGFVTYKMLEATKKALDDTDRILGSLEKKSQFNASLTMTRVAIAFRLLV from the exons ATGGCGGAATTAAAGAAAAGGAAACTTGAAGAGGTTGATAATAGTGACGTTTCTGAAGAAACGTTGCGTTCTTTGCTTGAACCTCTCGCTAAACCCCAGCTAATTGATCTTCTTGCCAAATT GGGGTCCAAATATTCTTATATAGCTGAAGAGATTATGAATACTGCAAGTGGTGATCGTGTACACAGAAGGCTATTTGTTCGTGGGTTGGCATGGAACACTTCCTCGGAAAAATTGTGTGCT GCTTTTGAAGTTCATGGAGAAATTGAGGAAGGTGCTGTGATCCATGACAAAATCACTGGAATTTGTCGTGGTTTTGGTTTTATTACTTACAAAAACATAAAGTCAGCTCAAGAGGCTCTTCGAGAATCAAGCAAGTTGATTGAT GGTCGTTTAGCGGTGTGCAACCTAGCTTGTGAAGGAATTAGTAGTGCAACCATCACCCCTGATCAAGCACAGAGGAAACTCTATATTGGGGGCTTGTCACCGGAAACAACAACTGAGATTTTGCTCAGTTTTTTCAGCAGACATGGTGAGCTGCTAGAAGGTTCAGTTGCATATGATAAAGACACAAACAGTTGTCG TGGCTTTGGGTTTGTTACGTACAAGACGCTGGAGGCTACAAAAAAGGCCCTTAATGATACAGAAAGAATCCTAGGG GGCTGCAACATTACAGTAAAGTATGCTGATAAGAAAAGCAGAACAACACCCAATCAGCAACCCCAAGCCCCAGTTTTAGTCACGAGTCCCATGGTTGCACCACCCCCTTTGGTGAGCACAAGAAACATGAAGTCAGCTCAAGAGGCTCTTGAATCATCAAGCAAGTATATTGAT GGTCGTTTAACGGAGTGTAACCTAGCTTGTGAAGGTTTAAGTAGTGCAAACATCACCCCTGATCAAGCACAGAGGAAACTCTATATTGGGGGCTTGTCACCGGAAACGACGACTGAGATTTTGCTCAGTTTTTTCAGGAGACATGGTGAGATTGTAGAAGGTTCAGTTTTATACGACAAAGACACAAACAGATCTCG TTGCTTTGGGTTTGTTACGTACAAGACGTTGGAGGCAACAAAGAAGGCCCTTGATGATACAGACAGAATTCTAGGG GGCTGCAACATCACAGTAAAGTATGCTGATACGAAAAGCAAAACAACACCCAATCAGCAACCTCAAGCACCAGTTTTAGTCACGAGTCCCATGGTTGCACCACCCCCTCTGGTGAGCACAAGAAACATGAAGTCAGCTCAAGAGGCTCTTGGAGCATCAAGCAAGTATATTGAT GGTCGTTTAACGGAGTGCAACCTAGCTTGTGAAGGTTTAAGTAGTGCAAACATCACCCCTGATCCTGCACAGAGGAAACTCTATATTTGGGGCTTGTCTCCTGAAACGACGACTGAGATGTTCCTCAGTTTTTTCAGCAGACATGGTGAGATTGTAGAGGGTTCAGTTGTATATGACAAAAACACAAACAGATCTCG TGGCTTTGGGTTTGTTACGTACAAGATGTTGGAGGCGACAAAGAAGGCCCTTGATGATACAGACAGAATTCTAGGG TCATTGGAGAAGAAATCGCAATTCAATGCATCTCTTACGATGACAAGAGTTGCGATAGCTTTCAGATTATTGGTGTAA
- the LOC141642170 gene encoding uncharacterized protein LOC141642170 isoform X3 has translation MAELKKRKLEEVDNSDVSEETLRSLLEPLAKPQLIDLLAKLGSKYSYIAEEIMNTASGDRVHRRLFVRGLAWNTSSEKLCAAFEVHGEIEEGAVIHDKITGICRGFGFITYKNIKSAQEALRESSKLIDGRLAVCNLACEGISSATITPDQAQRKLYIGGLSPETTTEILLSFFSRHGELLEGSVAYDKDTNSCRGFGFVTYKTLEATKKALNDTERILGGCNITVKYADKKSRTTPNQQPQAPVLVTSPMVAPPPLVSTRNMKSAQEALESSSKYIDGRLTECNLACEGLSSANITPDQAQRKLYIGGLSPETTTEILLSFFRRHGEIVEGSVLYDKDTNRSRCFGFVTYKTLEATKKALDDTDRILGGCNITVKYADTKSKTTPNQQPQAPVLVTSPMVAPPPLVSTRNMKSAQEALGASSKYIDGRLTECNLACEGLSSANITPDPAQRKLYIWGLSPETTTEMFLSFFSRHGEIVEGSVVYDKNTNRSRGFGFVTYKMLEATKKALDDTDRILGLSKKVMKYEVLCSTT, from the exons ATGGCGGAATTAAAGAAAAGGAAACTTGAAGAGGTTGATAATAGTGACGTTTCTGAAGAAACGTTGCGTTCTTTGCTTGAACCTCTCGCTAAACCCCAGCTAATTGATCTTCTTGCCAAATT GGGGTCCAAATATTCTTATATAGCTGAAGAGATTATGAATACTGCAAGTGGTGATCGTGTACACAGAAGGCTATTTGTTCGTGGGTTGGCATGGAACACTTCCTCGGAAAAATTGTGTGCT GCTTTTGAAGTTCATGGAGAAATTGAGGAAGGTGCTGTGATCCATGACAAAATCACTGGAATTTGTCGTGGTTTTGGTTTTATTACTTACAAAAACATAAAGTCAGCTCAAGAGGCTCTTCGAGAATCAAGCAAGTTGATTGAT GGTCGTTTAGCGGTGTGCAACCTAGCTTGTGAAGGAATTAGTAGTGCAACCATCACCCCTGATCAAGCACAGAGGAAACTCTATATTGGGGGCTTGTCACCGGAAACAACAACTGAGATTTTGCTCAGTTTTTTCAGCAGACATGGTGAGCTGCTAGAAGGTTCAGTTGCATATGATAAAGACACAAACAGTTGTCG TGGCTTTGGGTTTGTTACGTACAAGACGCTGGAGGCTACAAAAAAGGCCCTTAATGATACAGAAAGAATCCTAGGG GGCTGCAACATTACAGTAAAGTATGCTGATAAGAAAAGCAGAACAACACCCAATCAGCAACCCCAAGCCCCAGTTTTAGTCACGAGTCCCATGGTTGCACCACCCCCTTTGGTGAGCACAAGAAACATGAAGTCAGCTCAAGAGGCTCTTGAATCATCAAGCAAGTATATTGAT GGTCGTTTAACGGAGTGTAACCTAGCTTGTGAAGGTTTAAGTAGTGCAAACATCACCCCTGATCAAGCACAGAGGAAACTCTATATTGGGGGCTTGTCACCGGAAACGACGACTGAGATTTTGCTCAGTTTTTTCAGGAGACATGGTGAGATTGTAGAAGGTTCAGTTTTATACGACAAAGACACAAACAGATCTCG TTGCTTTGGGTTTGTTACGTACAAGACGTTGGAGGCAACAAAGAAGGCCCTTGATGATACAGACAGAATTCTAGGG GGCTGCAACATCACAGTAAAGTATGCTGATACGAAAAGCAAAACAACACCCAATCAGCAACCTCAAGCACCAGTTTTAGTCACGAGTCCCATGGTTGCACCACCCCCTCTGGTGAGCACAAGAAACATGAAGTCAGCTCAAGAGGCTCTTGGAGCATCAAGCAAGTATATTGAT GGTCGTTTAACGGAGTGCAACCTAGCTTGTGAAGGTTTAAGTAGTGCAAACATCACCCCTGATCCTGCACAGAGGAAACTCTATATTTGGGGCTTGTCTCCTGAAACGACGACTGAGATGTTCCTCAGTTTTTTCAGCAGACATGGTGAGATTGTAGAGGGTTCAGTTGTATATGACAAAAACACAAACAGATCTCG TGGCTTTGGGTTTGTTACGTACAAGATGTTGGAGGCGACAAAGAAGGCCCTTGATGATACAGACAGAATTCTAGGG CTTAGCAAGAAAGTGATGAAATATGAGGTCTTGTGTAGTACTACATGA
- the LOC141642170 gene encoding uncharacterized protein LOC141642170 isoform X1, producing MAELKKRKLEEVDNSDVSEETLRSLLEPLAKPQLIDLLAKLGSKYSYIAEEIMNTASGDRVHRRLFVRGLAWNTSSEKLCAAFEVHGEIEEGAVIHDKITGICRGFGFITYKNIKSAQEALRESSKLIDGRLAVCNLACEGISSATITPDQAQRKLYIGGLSPETTTEILLSFFSRHGELLEGSVAYDKDTNSCRGFGFVTYKTLEATKKALNDTERILGGCNITVKYADKKSRTTPNQQPQAPVLVTSPMVAPPPLVSTRNMKSAQEALESSSKYIDGRLTECNLACEGLSSANITPDQAQRKLYIGGLSPETTTEILLSFFRRHGEIVEGSVLYDKDTNRSRCFGFVTYKTLEATKKALDDTDRILGGCNITVKYADTKSKTTPNQQPQAPVLVTSPMVAPPPLVSTRNMKSAQEALGASSKYIDGRLTECNLACEGLSSANITPDPAQRKLYIWGLSPETTTEMFLSFFSRHGEIVEGSVVYDKNTNRSRGFGFVTYKMLEATKKALDDTDRILGGRNILVKYADTKSRTTPNQQPQAPVLVTSPMVAPPPLVNPYPQPEAPVLVTTPMVTPPPLVNPYPQPQAPVLVTSPMVTPPPLVKPYPQPQALVLVTSPMVTPPPLVNPFPQPGPAEGQPVRLSSYYTYSQSVSSYPSATSYASPPIASTPAPYAPPPQFTYLPCLPTLPSNTELKYL from the exons ATGGCGGAATTAAAGAAAAGGAAACTTGAAGAGGTTGATAATAGTGACGTTTCTGAAGAAACGTTGCGTTCTTTGCTTGAACCTCTCGCTAAACCCCAGCTAATTGATCTTCTTGCCAAATT GGGGTCCAAATATTCTTATATAGCTGAAGAGATTATGAATACTGCAAGTGGTGATCGTGTACACAGAAGGCTATTTGTTCGTGGGTTGGCATGGAACACTTCCTCGGAAAAATTGTGTGCT GCTTTTGAAGTTCATGGAGAAATTGAGGAAGGTGCTGTGATCCATGACAAAATCACTGGAATTTGTCGTGGTTTTGGTTTTATTACTTACAAAAACATAAAGTCAGCTCAAGAGGCTCTTCGAGAATCAAGCAAGTTGATTGAT GGTCGTTTAGCGGTGTGCAACCTAGCTTGTGAAGGAATTAGTAGTGCAACCATCACCCCTGATCAAGCACAGAGGAAACTCTATATTGGGGGCTTGTCACCGGAAACAACAACTGAGATTTTGCTCAGTTTTTTCAGCAGACATGGTGAGCTGCTAGAAGGTTCAGTTGCATATGATAAAGACACAAACAGTTGTCG TGGCTTTGGGTTTGTTACGTACAAGACGCTGGAGGCTACAAAAAAGGCCCTTAATGATACAGAAAGAATCCTAGGG GGCTGCAACATTACAGTAAAGTATGCTGATAAGAAAAGCAGAACAACACCCAATCAGCAACCCCAAGCCCCAGTTTTAGTCACGAGTCCCATGGTTGCACCACCCCCTTTGGTGAGCACAAGAAACATGAAGTCAGCTCAAGAGGCTCTTGAATCATCAAGCAAGTATATTGAT GGTCGTTTAACGGAGTGTAACCTAGCTTGTGAAGGTTTAAGTAGTGCAAACATCACCCCTGATCAAGCACAGAGGAAACTCTATATTGGGGGCTTGTCACCGGAAACGACGACTGAGATTTTGCTCAGTTTTTTCAGGAGACATGGTGAGATTGTAGAAGGTTCAGTTTTATACGACAAAGACACAAACAGATCTCG TTGCTTTGGGTTTGTTACGTACAAGACGTTGGAGGCAACAAAGAAGGCCCTTGATGATACAGACAGAATTCTAGGG GGCTGCAACATCACAGTAAAGTATGCTGATACGAAAAGCAAAACAACACCCAATCAGCAACCTCAAGCACCAGTTTTAGTCACGAGTCCCATGGTTGCACCACCCCCTCTGGTGAGCACAAGAAACATGAAGTCAGCTCAAGAGGCTCTTGGAGCATCAAGCAAGTATATTGAT GGTCGTTTAACGGAGTGCAACCTAGCTTGTGAAGGTTTAAGTAGTGCAAACATCACCCCTGATCCTGCACAGAGGAAACTCTATATTTGGGGCTTGTCTCCTGAAACGACGACTGAGATGTTCCTCAGTTTTTTCAGCAGACATGGTGAGATTGTAGAGGGTTCAGTTGTATATGACAAAAACACAAACAGATCTCG TGGCTTTGGGTTTGTTACGTACAAGATGTTGGAGGCGACAAAGAAGGCCCTTGATGATACAGACAGAATTCTAGGG GGCCGCAACATCCTAGTAAAGTATGCTGATACGAAAAGCAGAACAACACCCAATCAGCAACCTCAAGCACCTGTTTTAGTCACGAGTCCCATGGTTGCACCACCCCCTCTGGTGAACCCATACCCACAACCTGAAGCACCTGTTTTAGTCACGACTCCCATGGTTACACCACCCCCTCTGGTGAACCCATACCCACAACCTCAAGCACCTGTTTTAGTCACGAGTCCCATGGTTACACCACCCCCTCTGGTGAAACCATACCCACAACCTCAAGCACTTGTTTTAGTCACGAGTCCCATGGTTACACCACCCCCTCTGGTGAACCCATTTCCACAACCTGGGCCAGCAGAAGGCCAACCTGTCCGGTTGAGCTCATATTATACCTATTCCCAATCAGTCTCATCATATCCTTCTGCAACGTCCTATGCTAGCCCTCCAATAGCGTCTACGCCAGCACCATACGCACCACCACCTCAGTTTACTTATTTGCCATGCCTCCCGACCCTCCCAAGCAATACTGAATTGAAATACCTGTAA
- the LOC141642185 gene encoding uncharacterized protein LOC141642185, with protein MVNPSHHKNPLSSLHIFLTMNKTSPTTSSTSTSSSSSSITTMKIKSVIHNLIFSHICRIIRALSKAKSVILEVFRENQLMYLKQSKRKNKYRKKILFGSFRLHYNWCSSSSHVLPIPSPMFEGISTNPNSSTSHIYYDSTWNSVYSTDDKNRGQDDCNVGDEDDASELSSYLQWLEEKGAKHGNLKDGEENNKNEIDKLADMFIADCHEKFRLEKIESYRRYQELIARFM; from the coding sequence ATGGTTAATCCATCTCACCATAAAAACCCTCTTTCTTCTCTTCACATTTTCTTAACTATGAACAAAACATCTCCTACAACTTCTTCTACTTCtacttcatcttcttcttcatctattACTACAATGAAAATAAAATCCGTCATTCATAACCTAATATTTTCGCATATTTGTCGCATTATTCGAGCCCTATCCAAGGCCAAATCCGTCATCCTAGAGGTTTTCCGGGAGAACCAACTAATGTACTTAAAACAAAGCAAGAGAAAAAACAAATATCGAAAAAAAATACTATTCGGGTCATTTCGGCTTCATTATAATTGGTGTTCTTCTTCATCTCATGTTTTACCTATTCCTTCACCTATGTTTGAAGGTATTAGTACAAACCCTAATAGTAGTACAAGTCATATATACTATGATTCTACATGGAattcagtctactcgactgatgACAAAAATCGCGGTCAAGACGATTGCAATGTTGGTGATGAAGATGATGCTAGTGAGCTCTCGAGTTATCTTCAATGGTTAGAGGAGAAAGGTGCAAAGCATGGAAATTTGAAAGATGGTGaagaaaataataaaaatgaaATTGATAAGCTTGCTGATATGTTTATTGCTGATTGTCATGAGAAATTTAGGTTGGAAAAAATTGAGTCATATAGAAGATACCAAGAACTTATTGCTAGATTTATGTGA